A genomic window from Quercus lobata isolate SW786 chromosome 10, ValleyOak3.0 Primary Assembly, whole genome shotgun sequence includes:
- the LOC115964503 gene encoding uncharacterized protein LOC115964503 gives MINKSKTTLFFSKNTDAQIMEEIKLSLRVPAIQHYEKYLGLPSFVGRGKKACFAQIKERIWAKMQGWKEKPLSQAGKEKLLSQAGKEVMIKAIVESIPTYSMSVFKLPVGLCKDIEAMIRKFW, from the coding sequence ATGATAAACAAGAGTAAAACTACTCTCTTTTTTAGTAAGAATACTGATGCACAGATTATGGAGGAAATAAAGTTGTCTTTACGTGTCCCTGCCATTCAACATTATGAGAAGTATTTGGGGCTGCCATCTTTTGTTGGTAGAGGGAAAAAAGCATGCTTTGCGCAAATAAAGGAGCGGATTTGGGCAAAAATGCAAGGGTGGAAAGAGAAACCTCTGTCTCAGGCTGGAAAGGAGAAACTTCTGTCTCAAGCTGGAAAGGAAGTTATGATAAAAGCAATAGTTGAATCTATACCTACTTATTCCATGAGTGTATTCAAATTGCCTGTTGGTCTATGTAAAGATATTGAAGCAATGATCCGGAAGTTTTGGTGA